A stretch of Prunus dulcis chromosome 6, ALMONDv2, whole genome shotgun sequence DNA encodes these proteins:
- the LOC117633222 gene encoding uncharacterized protein LOC117633222 isoform X2: MEMESAQPDRIGDCIKETSIKHLFYPGTPDISNVFGEQQVSPRVGDEYQVEIPLMNVEAEKLKLLTNPADSKVVDVSHDFLVGLPVPIIWSDEVKNIEDKGLESPTNPDDAVNAKRSQETRNGKKNRTRIKKKSSELKVEPLEFGLAQGEESRAENLGLRLVEEDSNQSIRTKCCYPVPGSSRSPWSDAEVDGFLLGLYIFGKNFYQVQRFIEHKDMGEILSFYYGKFYRSESHRRWSECRKIRRKKCITGEKIFTGWRQRELLSRLVPQVPEEFQRTLSEGYKSFAEGKTSLEEYVSLLKSTVGIHVLVETIGIGKGKEDLTGFAMEPGKNNQDFPVCPKLPTGKAFSSLTFSEIMKCLTGGFRLSKARCNDIFWEAVWPRLLANGWHSEQPKNHGYVSFKHSLVFLMPGIKKFSRKKLIKGEHYFDSVSDVLSKVASEPELLRLEAEEGPVGSWNEEGGWVPEATSDQDDQSNYRRHCYLKPRIATSNPNHMKFTVVDTSLVHGGKSCGIVQLRCSPVEFEINSTQTNCSNENEVDACENKLNEYENDTAEMRLSPKTNMAKHLNQRRFTVVDTSLVHGGKSSKVRELRCSPAVVTSVSKSTGLLQEAEGNSKDLLGKHMPDATDISLNDEVNNFSSNCRTDTTVIGGTNQMATINNTDTAEKLESQLDKETRMSDNKQPKKTALHQFKRRAKYSHSNSIGPLKRRRLTACVKAETSCLVKNCSEDLESESHGTLNSLDGVELVVSLVGPQEKESSITSLAPVKESSLGTLRGNSSGVHMSHGENEKHQTPESSNLNLPQDSMDSRNSENFVVFSQETNADSPCLSSSGMKHVDDDALGASNMNSRRQSTRNRPPTTRALEALADGFFSVKRRKKGTEVPIREKPPSRSSRKAHSRVKVTSSHADTVSGVVASKEEKEVNEAFNVNKETVSKPLDQIGEKWLTGY; the protein is encoded by the exons ATGGAG ATGGAATCAGCTCAGCCAGATCGTATTGGTGATTGCATCAAAGAGACATCTATTAAGCATTTATTTTATCCAGGCACTCCTGATATAAGCAATGTGTTTGGAGAACAGCAGGTGAGTCCCCGAGTTGGTGATGAGTACCAGGTGGAAATTCCTCTCATGAATGTAGAAGCTGAGAAGCTTAAGCTTTTGACTAATCCTGCTGATTCAAAAGTTGTTGATGTTTCCCATGACTTTCTAGTCGGTTTACCTGTCCCAATTATATGGTCTGATGAAGTTAAGAACATTGAAGATAAGGGGCTGGAATCTCCAACTAACCCTGATGATGCAGTTAATGCAAAGAGGTCCCAGGAAACTAGAAACGGCAAAAAGAATCGTACtagaataaagaagaaaagttcAGAACTCAAAGTTGAGCCCTTGGAATTTGGGTTGGCGCAGGGAGAAGAATCAAGGGCAGAAAATCTAGGACTAAGGTTGGTTGAAGAGGATTCAAATCAGTCGATTAGAACCAAATGCTGTTATCCAGTTCCTGGTTCATCAAGAAGCCCTTGGAGTGATGCTGAAGTGGATGGTTTTCTTCTGGGCTTATACATTTTTGGGAAGAATTTTTATCAGGTGCAGAGATTCATAGAGCACAAAGACATGGGAGAAATACTGTCATTTTATTATGGGAAGTTTTATAGGTCTGAATCACACCGCAGATGGTCAGAGTGTCGGAAAattagaagaaagaaatgtaTTACTGGAGAGAAAATTTTTACAGGGTGGAGGCAACGAGAATTGTTATCTCGTTTGGTTCCTCAAGTCCCAGAGGAATTTCAAAGGACTTTATCAGAG GGCTATAAGTCATTTGCAGAGGGAAAAACTTCACTTGAAGAATATGTCTCCCTTTTAAAGTCTACTGTTGGCATTCATGTACTTGTGGAAACTATAGGAATTGGGAAAGGGAAAGAAGATCTCACAGGCTTTGCCATGGAACCTGGAAAGAACAATCAAGATTTTCCAGTTTGTCCAAAATTACCTACTGGCAAAGCTTTTAGTTCTCTTACATTCAGTGAAATAATGAAGTGCTTGACTGGAGGCTTTCGGTTGAGCAAAGCTCGATGTAATGATATTTTTTGGGAGGCTGTTTGGCCCCGTTTGCTAGCAAATGGATGGCACTCTGAGCAACCTAAGAATCACGGTTATGTCAGTTTCAAACATTCTCTGGTTTTTCTTATGCCTGGCATAAAGAAGTtctcaagaaaaaaattgataaaggGAGAGCACTATTTTGATTCTGTTAGTGATGTTCTGAGCAAAGTGGCATCTGAACCTGAACTTCTTCGGCTTGAAGCTGAAGAAGGTCCTGTTGGGAGCTGGAATGAAGAAGGTGGGTGGGTTCCAGAGGCAACATCAGACCAGGATGATCAATCTAATTATCGACGGCATTGCTACCTCAAACCCAGGATTGCTACTAGCAATCCAAACCATATGAAGTTTACTGTTGTCGATACCAGTTTGGTCCATGGAGGCAAATCGTGCGGTATAGTGCAACTGAGATGCTCACCAGTTGAATTCGAAATTAATTCAACACAAACCAATTGctcaaatgaaaatgaagtgGATGCTTGTGAGAACAAACTGAATGAGTATGAGAATGATACTGCTGAAATGCGATTGAGCCCTAAAACCAATATGGCCAAGCACTTGAATCAGAGGAGGTTCACAGTTGTTGACACCAGTCTAGTCCATGGCGGAAAATCATCAAAAGTGAGAGAACTGAGATGCTCACCAGCTGTAGTTACAAGTGTTTCTAAGTCGACTGGTCTTTTGCAAGAAGCTGAAGGAAACTCTAAGGATTTACTGGGCAAGCATATGCCTGATGCTACTGATATTTCGTTGAATGATGAAGTGAATAACTTCAGCTCCAACTGCCGTACTGATACAACTGTTATTGGTGGTACAAACCAAATGGCAACCATAAATAACACAGATACTGCAGAAAAACTGGAGAGCCAACTGGATAAGGAAACTAGGATGTCTGATAACAAGCAGCCAAAGAAGACTGCATTGCATCAATTCAAGCGGAGAGCGAAATATAGCCATTCAAATTCTATAGGTCCTCTCAAACGGCGAAGATTAACTGCTTGTGTTAAGGCAGAGACAAGTTgccttgttaaaaattgctcaGAAGATTTGGAGTCAGAATCCCATGGCACATTGAATTCACTAGATGGAGTCGAGCTTGTTGTTTCTCTAGTGGGTCctcaagaaaaagaatcaTCAATTACTTCTCTAGCTCCAGTGAAGGAAAGCAGTTTGGGAACTCTCAGAGGGAATTCTTCTGGTGTGCATATGTCTCATGGGGAAAATGAGAAACATCAAACCCCGGAATCATCTAACTTGAACCTACCTCAGGATTCGATGGACAGTAGAAACAGTGAAAACTTTGTTGTGTTCAGCCAGGAAACAAATGCAGACAGTCCATGCCTTTCATCTAGTGGAATGAAGCATGTCGATGATGACGCCTTGGGTGCCTCTAACATGAATTCTAGGAGGCAAAGCACAAGAAACCGACCACCAACCACCAGAGCATTGGAAGCTCTTGCAGACGGTTTCTTCAGTGttaaaaggagaaaaaaagggaCAGAAGTTCCCATCAGGGAAAAGCCACCCTCAAGATCCTCCCGCAAGGCCCACAGCAGAGTCAAAGTAACTTCAAGTCATGCTGATACTGTTAGTGGAGTTGTGGCttcaaaggaagaaaaagaggtGAATGAAGCTTTTAATGTTAACAAAGAGACGGTTAGCAAACCTCTTGATCAAATTGGAGAAAAGTGGCTCACTGGCTACTAA
- the LOC117633222 gene encoding uncharacterized protein LOC117633222 isoform X1 codes for MEVSQMESAQPDRIGDCIKETSIKHLFYPGTPDISNVFGEQQVSPRVGDEYQVEIPLMNVEAEKLKLLTNPADSKVVDVSHDFLVGLPVPIIWSDEVKNIEDKGLESPTNPDDAVNAKRSQETRNGKKNRTRIKKKSSELKVEPLEFGLAQGEESRAENLGLRLVEEDSNQSIRTKCCYPVPGSSRSPWSDAEVDGFLLGLYIFGKNFYQVQRFIEHKDMGEILSFYYGKFYRSESHRRWSECRKIRRKKCITGEKIFTGWRQRELLSRLVPQVPEEFQRTLSEGYKSFAEGKTSLEEYVSLLKSTVGIHVLVETIGIGKGKEDLTGFAMEPGKNNQDFPVCPKLPTGKAFSSLTFSEIMKCLTGGFRLSKARCNDIFWEAVWPRLLANGWHSEQPKNHGYVSFKHSLVFLMPGIKKFSRKKLIKGEHYFDSVSDVLSKVASEPELLRLEAEEGPVGSWNEEGGWVPEATSDQDDQSNYRRHCYLKPRIATSNPNHMKFTVVDTSLVHGGKSCGIVQLRCSPVEFEINSTQTNCSNENEVDACENKLNEYENDTAEMRLSPKTNMAKHLNQRRFTVVDTSLVHGGKSSKVRELRCSPAVVTSVSKSTGLLQEAEGNSKDLLGKHMPDATDISLNDEVNNFSSNCRTDTTVIGGTNQMATINNTDTAEKLESQLDKETRMSDNKQPKKTALHQFKRRAKYSHSNSIGPLKRRRLTACVKAETSCLVKNCSEDLESESHGTLNSLDGVELVVSLVGPQEKESSITSLAPVKESSLGTLRGNSSGVHMSHGENEKHQTPESSNLNLPQDSMDSRNSENFVVFSQETNADSPCLSSSGMKHVDDDALGASNMNSRRQSTRNRPPTTRALEALADGFFSVKRRKKGTEVPIREKPPSRSSRKAHSRVKVTSSHADTVSGVVASKEEKEVNEAFNVNKETVSKPLDQIGEKWLTGY; via the exons ATGGAGGTTAGTCAG ATGGAATCAGCTCAGCCAGATCGTATTGGTGATTGCATCAAAGAGACATCTATTAAGCATTTATTTTATCCAGGCACTCCTGATATAAGCAATGTGTTTGGAGAACAGCAGGTGAGTCCCCGAGTTGGTGATGAGTACCAGGTGGAAATTCCTCTCATGAATGTAGAAGCTGAGAAGCTTAAGCTTTTGACTAATCCTGCTGATTCAAAAGTTGTTGATGTTTCCCATGACTTTCTAGTCGGTTTACCTGTCCCAATTATATGGTCTGATGAAGTTAAGAACATTGAAGATAAGGGGCTGGAATCTCCAACTAACCCTGATGATGCAGTTAATGCAAAGAGGTCCCAGGAAACTAGAAACGGCAAAAAGAATCGTACtagaataaagaagaaaagttcAGAACTCAAAGTTGAGCCCTTGGAATTTGGGTTGGCGCAGGGAGAAGAATCAAGGGCAGAAAATCTAGGACTAAGGTTGGTTGAAGAGGATTCAAATCAGTCGATTAGAACCAAATGCTGTTATCCAGTTCCTGGTTCATCAAGAAGCCCTTGGAGTGATGCTGAAGTGGATGGTTTTCTTCTGGGCTTATACATTTTTGGGAAGAATTTTTATCAGGTGCAGAGATTCATAGAGCACAAAGACATGGGAGAAATACTGTCATTTTATTATGGGAAGTTTTATAGGTCTGAATCACACCGCAGATGGTCAGAGTGTCGGAAAattagaagaaagaaatgtaTTACTGGAGAGAAAATTTTTACAGGGTGGAGGCAACGAGAATTGTTATCTCGTTTGGTTCCTCAAGTCCCAGAGGAATTTCAAAGGACTTTATCAGAG GGCTATAAGTCATTTGCAGAGGGAAAAACTTCACTTGAAGAATATGTCTCCCTTTTAAAGTCTACTGTTGGCATTCATGTACTTGTGGAAACTATAGGAATTGGGAAAGGGAAAGAAGATCTCACAGGCTTTGCCATGGAACCTGGAAAGAACAATCAAGATTTTCCAGTTTGTCCAAAATTACCTACTGGCAAAGCTTTTAGTTCTCTTACATTCAGTGAAATAATGAAGTGCTTGACTGGAGGCTTTCGGTTGAGCAAAGCTCGATGTAATGATATTTTTTGGGAGGCTGTTTGGCCCCGTTTGCTAGCAAATGGATGGCACTCTGAGCAACCTAAGAATCACGGTTATGTCAGTTTCAAACATTCTCTGGTTTTTCTTATGCCTGGCATAAAGAAGTtctcaagaaaaaaattgataaaggGAGAGCACTATTTTGATTCTGTTAGTGATGTTCTGAGCAAAGTGGCATCTGAACCTGAACTTCTTCGGCTTGAAGCTGAAGAAGGTCCTGTTGGGAGCTGGAATGAAGAAGGTGGGTGGGTTCCAGAGGCAACATCAGACCAGGATGATCAATCTAATTATCGACGGCATTGCTACCTCAAACCCAGGATTGCTACTAGCAATCCAAACCATATGAAGTTTACTGTTGTCGATACCAGTTTGGTCCATGGAGGCAAATCGTGCGGTATAGTGCAACTGAGATGCTCACCAGTTGAATTCGAAATTAATTCAACACAAACCAATTGctcaaatgaaaatgaagtgGATGCTTGTGAGAACAAACTGAATGAGTATGAGAATGATACTGCTGAAATGCGATTGAGCCCTAAAACCAATATGGCCAAGCACTTGAATCAGAGGAGGTTCACAGTTGTTGACACCAGTCTAGTCCATGGCGGAAAATCATCAAAAGTGAGAGAACTGAGATGCTCACCAGCTGTAGTTACAAGTGTTTCTAAGTCGACTGGTCTTTTGCAAGAAGCTGAAGGAAACTCTAAGGATTTACTGGGCAAGCATATGCCTGATGCTACTGATATTTCGTTGAATGATGAAGTGAATAACTTCAGCTCCAACTGCCGTACTGATACAACTGTTATTGGTGGTACAAACCAAATGGCAACCATAAATAACACAGATACTGCAGAAAAACTGGAGAGCCAACTGGATAAGGAAACTAGGATGTCTGATAACAAGCAGCCAAAGAAGACTGCATTGCATCAATTCAAGCGGAGAGCGAAATATAGCCATTCAAATTCTATAGGTCCTCTCAAACGGCGAAGATTAACTGCTTGTGTTAAGGCAGAGACAAGTTgccttgttaaaaattgctcaGAAGATTTGGAGTCAGAATCCCATGGCACATTGAATTCACTAGATGGAGTCGAGCTTGTTGTTTCTCTAGTGGGTCctcaagaaaaagaatcaTCAATTACTTCTCTAGCTCCAGTGAAGGAAAGCAGTTTGGGAACTCTCAGAGGGAATTCTTCTGGTGTGCATATGTCTCATGGGGAAAATGAGAAACATCAAACCCCGGAATCATCTAACTTGAACCTACCTCAGGATTCGATGGACAGTAGAAACAGTGAAAACTTTGTTGTGTTCAGCCAGGAAACAAATGCAGACAGTCCATGCCTTTCATCTAGTGGAATGAAGCATGTCGATGATGACGCCTTGGGTGCCTCTAACATGAATTCTAGGAGGCAAAGCACAAGAAACCGACCACCAACCACCAGAGCATTGGAAGCTCTTGCAGACGGTTTCTTCAGTGttaaaaggagaaaaaaagggaCAGAAGTTCCCATCAGGGAAAAGCCACCCTCAAGATCCTCCCGCAAGGCCCACAGCAGAGTCAAAGTAACTTCAAGTCATGCTGATACTGTTAGTGGAGTTGTGGCttcaaaggaagaaaaagaggtGAATGAAGCTTTTAATGTTAACAAAGAGACGGTTAGCAAACCTCTTGATCAAATTGGAGAAAAGTGGCTCACTGGCTACTAA
- the LOC117632008 gene encoding uncharacterized protein LOC117632008, which produces MGRSCHPKCRLGRLMSWLQIVLGGLVIIFSICSLFKFYSAGFFLHNEDICRQFYGVREAYEGFDLKALSDRVGEVLNRLESLQEKLESAVQQMEKNKVDLHTTNITKLEYKKYLEEEVIRPLYSAHISLRLIRLPKPEGIRNSTMKEEPLINTFVTEEIRKYITPKQSRFGKITIYGTERISNTIGHACVLYKKELEEYMSYDIGSYCKDDWNLAQKLMLNGCDPLPRRRCLTRASMVYQKPYPINESLWRLPDDRNVRWSKYLCRNFKCLMGNNSRGYSKCVGCFEMEKEKLKWVTNSSLPIDFLINDVLAIKLGEIRIGLDFGIGTGTFAARMREHNVTIVSTALNLGAPFNEMIALRGLIPLHLTLNQRLPFFDNIMDMIHTGGFLDGWIDLQLLDFILFDWDRILRPGGLLWIDRFFCQRKDLDVFMYMFLQLRYKKHKWAISPKSKDEVYFSALLEKPPRAI; this is translated from the coding sequence ATGGGGAGGTCATGCCATCCCAAATGTAGGCTGGGTAGATTAATGAGTTGGCTTCAGATTGTATTGGGAGGCCTTGTTATAATTTTCAGCATATGTAGTCTCTTCAAGTTCTACTCTGCAGGGTTTTTCTTGCACAATGAGGACATATGCCGACAATTTTATGGCGTCAGGGAGGCATACGAAGGGTTCGACCTAAAAGCTTTGTCTGATCGAGTAGGGGAAGTGCTAAATAGACTGGAAAGCTTACAAGAAAAGCTTGAATCAGCTGTGCAGCAAATGGAGAAGAACAAAGTGGACTTGCATACAActaatattacaaaattgGAGTACAAGAAGTATCTGGAGGAGGAAGTAATCAGGCCTCTTTATAGTGCTCACATTTCTCTGAGACTGATTAGGTTACCTAAGCCCGAAGGTATTAGAAACTCTACGATGAAGGAGGAGCCTTTGATTAACACTTTTGTGACTGAAGAGATAAGGAAGTATATAACACCAAAGCAGAGTAGATTTGGAAAGATTACTATATATGGTACAGAGAGGATATCCAATACAATTGGACATGCCTGTGTGTTATACAAGAAAGAGCTGGAAGAGTACATGAGCTATGACATTGGGTCTTATTGTAAAGACGATTGGAACTTAGCACAGAAGCTGATGCTTAACGGTTGTGATCCTTTGCCCCGAAGGAGGTGCTTGACAAGGGCCTCCATGGTTTACCAGAAGCCTTACCCAATCAATGAGTCTCTGTGGAGATTGCCAGATGATAGAAATGTGAGGTGGAGCAAATATCTGTGCAGGAACTTTAAGTGCTTGATGGGCAATAACAGTAGGGGTTATTCTAAGTGTGTCGGGTGTTTTGAAATGGAGAAGGAAAAACTTAAATGGGTTACAAACAGCTCCCTTCCCATTGATTTTCTGATCAATGATGTGTTGGCTATTAAGCTGGGGGAGATAAGGATTGGTCTTGACTTTGGTATTGGTACAGGAACCTTTGCTGCAAGGATGAGGGAACATAATGTTACAATAGTCTCTACTGCTCTTAACCTTGGAGCTCCTTTCAATGAGATGATTGCACTGAGAGGTTTGATCCCATTGCACCTAACATTGAATCAACGGCTGCCATTCTTTGATAACATAATGGACATGATTCATACCGGTGGGTTTTTGGATGGCTGGATTGACCTGCAATTGCTGGATTTTATCCTGTTCGATTGGGATCGAATTCTGAGGCCGGGCGGGTTGTTATGGATTGACCGGTTCTTCTGTCAAAGAAAGGATTTGGATGTCTTCATGTACATGTTTCTGCAGCTGAGATACAAGAAGCACAAGTGGGCTATTTCTCCTAAATCAAAGGACGAGGTCTACTTTTCTGCACTGTTGGAGAAACCTCCAAGAGCAATATGA
- the LOC117632158 gene encoding nuclear transcription factor Y subunit B-4-like: MLDEQDGLLPIANVGRIMKQILPQRAKISKEAKQRMQECATEFLSFVTAEASDKCHKENRKTVNGDDICWALSALGFDNYAQATIRYLHKYREAERDKAVANANNNNQNKAADIILMSSGQDMNDIGDRAASIYMASQQGLQVGEQTQTPDLEFRLLGNGDGTKPSVDQEHN, translated from the coding sequence ATGTTAGATGAACAAGATGGGTTGCTGCCAATTGCAAACGTGGGTCGCATCATGAAGCAAATTCTTCCCCAAAGAGCCAAAATTTCCAAGGAAGCCAAACAAAGAATGCAAGAGTGTGCAACTGAGTTTCTAAGTTTTGTGACGGCTGAGGCGTCTGACAAGTGTCACAAGGAGAATCGCAAGACCGTGAATGGAGATGACATCTGTTGGGCTCTGAGTGCTCTAGGTTTTGATAACTATGCCCAGGCTACTATAAGGTACTTGCATAAATATAGGGAAGCTGAGAGAGATAAAGCTGTTGCAAATGCtaacaacaacaaccaaaacAAAGCAGCAGATATTATTTTGATGAGCAGCGGCCAAGATATGAACGATATCGGAGATCGAGCAGCAAGTATCTACATGGCAAGTCAACAAGGCCTGCAGGTAGGGGAGCAAACCCAAACTCCAGATTTGGAGTTTCGGCTGCTTGGGAACGGTGACGGCACCAAGCCATCTGTTGATCAAGAACATAATTAG
- the LOC117632466 gene encoding uncharacterized protein LOC117632466 encodes MACLVSMTLSVPLSASHWFTKEIAPRKSAFVGLSSQPTSGTAAKPSASCRTNTGISSLNRSCQDHLLTPSKPHFERMYCCLNVDSCSYMIISGYWVGPDIDDGWGYVEAFVNPIT; translated from the exons ATGGCGTGCCTCGTGTCCATGACTCTCTCTGTACCTCTCTCAGCTTCACATTGGTTCACAAAG GAAATAGCTCCGAGAAAATCAGCTTTTGTTGGACTTTCAAGCCAACCAACTTCAGGAACag CTGCAAAGCCTTCTGCCTCCTGCAGGACAAATACGGGCATATCGTctttgaatcggagttgtcaAGATCATCTTTTAACCCCCTCAAAACCTCATTTTGAAAGAATGTATTGTTGTTTGAATGTAGATTCTTGTAGCTACATGATCATATCTGGTTATTGGGTAGGACCTGATATTGATGATGGTTGGGGATATGTGGAAGCTTTTGTTAATCCAATTACTTGA
- the LOC117632465 gene encoding cyclin-H1-1-like isoform X1 encodes MADFQTSTHRAKWIFTPEELIGKYKAANQRAIQTLEKYGATLMEVDVDGTISYPEPQVIAKDNADKHSRPKPISIEEEQFMRVFYENKLQEVCKNFHFPHKVQATALIYFKRFYLQWSVMQHHPKNIMLTCIYAACKIEENHVSAEELGKGISQDHQMILNNEMIVYQSLEFDLIVYAPYRSIEGFIDDMGEFCGINDDRLQILQNLLHAAKMEVDKIMLTDAPLLFPPGQLALAALRSANQVHKVVDFERYLRSILSRQSSEHTVSELVEFLNAIDSWARKYKFPSDKDLKHINRKLKSCWGLSSHDESKKRDKKSKHKLKRSSNEVQPVPSHTEM; translated from the exons ATGGCTGATTTCCAGACCTCGACTCACCGAGCCAAGTGGATCTTCACGCCTGAAGAACTG ATCGGTAAATACAAGGCTGCTAATCAAAGAGCAATACAAACATTGGAGAAG TATGGAGCAACACTAATGGAAGTAGATGTTGATGGCACAATATCATACCCTGAACCTCAAGTTATTGCAAAAGATAATG CTGACAAGCATTCTCGTCCAAAACCCATTAGCATTGAAGAGGAGCAGTTTATGCGggtattttatgaaaataaactTCAAGAAGTGTGCaaaaactttcacttccctCATAAAGTTCAG GCAACAGCTcttatatatttcaaaaggTTTTATCTACAATGGTCGGTGATGCAACATCATCCAAAAAATATAAT GTTAACCTGTATATATGCAGCTTGTAAAATAGAAGAAAACCACGTATCAGCAGAGGAGCTTGGTAAGGGGATCTCACAGGATCATCAAATGATACTCAATAATGAGATGATAGTTTATCAG AGTTTGGAATTTGATCTTATTGTTTATGCACCATATCGCTCAATTGAAGGTTTTATCGATGATATGGGG GAATTCTGTGGAATAAACGATGATCGACTCCAAATTCTGCAG AATTTGCTTCATGCTGCAAAGATGGAAGTGGATAAAATCATGCTCACGGATGCACCACTTCTATTCCCTCCTGGGCAG TTGGCATTGGCTGCTTTGCGTAGTGCAAATCAGGTGCACAAAGTTGTTGACTTTGAGAG ATACCTGAGGAGCATTCTCTCTCGTCAGAGTTCTGAACATACCGTTTCAGAGCTAGTTGAATTCCTTAATGCAATAGATTCTTGG GCAAGAAAATACAAGTTTCCTTCAGACAAGGATCTCAAGCACATCAACCGAAAACTGAAATCTTGTTGGGGTCTTAGTTCACATGACGA AAGTAAGAAGCGGGATAAGAAATCGAAGCACAAGTTGAAGAGGAGCTCAAATGAAGTGCAACCTGTACCTTCTCATACTGAAAT GTAA
- the LOC117632465 gene encoding cyclin-H1-1-like isoform X2: MADFQTSTHRAKWIFTPEELIGKYKAANQRAIQTLEKYGATLMEVDVDGTISYPEPQVIAKDNADKHSRPKPISIEEEQFMRVFYENKLQEVCKNFHFPHKVQATALIYFKRFYLQWSVMQHHPKNIMLTCIYAACKIEENHVSAEELGKGISQDHQMILNNEMIVYQSLEFDLIVYAPYRSIEGFIDDMGNLLHAAKMEVDKIMLTDAPLLFPPGQLALAALRSANQVHKVVDFERYLRSILSRQSSEHTVSELVEFLNAIDSWARKYKFPSDKDLKHINRKLKSCWGLSSHDESKKRDKKSKHKLKRSSNEVQPVPSHTEM, translated from the exons ATGGCTGATTTCCAGACCTCGACTCACCGAGCCAAGTGGATCTTCACGCCTGAAGAACTG ATCGGTAAATACAAGGCTGCTAATCAAAGAGCAATACAAACATTGGAGAAG TATGGAGCAACACTAATGGAAGTAGATGTTGATGGCACAATATCATACCCTGAACCTCAAGTTATTGCAAAAGATAATG CTGACAAGCATTCTCGTCCAAAACCCATTAGCATTGAAGAGGAGCAGTTTATGCGggtattttatgaaaataaactTCAAGAAGTGTGCaaaaactttcacttccctCATAAAGTTCAG GCAACAGCTcttatatatttcaaaaggTTTTATCTACAATGGTCGGTGATGCAACATCATCCAAAAAATATAAT GTTAACCTGTATATATGCAGCTTGTAAAATAGAAGAAAACCACGTATCAGCAGAGGAGCTTGGTAAGGGGATCTCACAGGATCATCAAATGATACTCAATAATGAGATGATAGTTTATCAG AGTTTGGAATTTGATCTTATTGTTTATGCACCATATCGCTCAATTGAAGGTTTTATCGATGATATGGGG AATTTGCTTCATGCTGCAAAGATGGAAGTGGATAAAATCATGCTCACGGATGCACCACTTCTATTCCCTCCTGGGCAG TTGGCATTGGCTGCTTTGCGTAGTGCAAATCAGGTGCACAAAGTTGTTGACTTTGAGAG ATACCTGAGGAGCATTCTCTCTCGTCAGAGTTCTGAACATACCGTTTCAGAGCTAGTTGAATTCCTTAATGCAATAGATTCTTGG GCAAGAAAATACAAGTTTCCTTCAGACAAGGATCTCAAGCACATCAACCGAAAACTGAAATCTTGTTGGGGTCTTAGTTCACATGACGA AAGTAAGAAGCGGGATAAGAAATCGAAGCACAAGTTGAAGAGGAGCTCAAATGAAGTGCAACCTGTACCTTCTCATACTGAAAT GTAA